The Actinomadura sp. WMMB 499 genome includes a window with the following:
- a CDS encoding ABC transporter ATP-binding protein — translation MTALRVADLRVRHAPGVRAVRGVDFEVGPGETLGVVGASGSGKTALALAVLGLLPDGARAEGSVRLHGRELLGRPDAELSRIRGRHLAMVFQDPSLDPFRTVGAQVAEAVRVHRRAGRAAARARAAELLDLVGVPAAAKRARAYPHELSGGMQRRVLIAMALANDPSVLIADEPTAGLDVAVQAQVLDVLRTARASGTATVLIAHDLGVVAGIADRVLVMDAGRAVEQGPVEEVYRRPRAPRTVALLRSAPRIAEVPDRARPSGPVVLAVAGLARRHGAVRAVDGVTFDVRRAETLALVGESGCGKTTTLMEILRLARPQRGRVTVLGADTAALRRARRRELRRDVQPVFQDPLASLSPRMRVRAIIAEPLTAYRLPARERVRELLDLVGLEPAHADRHPHELSGGQRQRVAIARALALEPRLLLLDEPVAALDTTVQADVLNLLRDLQSRLGLAYVFVAHDLGVVHRIADRVAVMHMGRIVELGSSGEIYRAPAHPYTRALLDAVPIPDPVLERARPRVVLHGDAPDPSNPPDGCRFRPRCPLYPALAPVQRTPCDASDPQPRTTGRPDHRAACHHPLPTPRARD, via the coding sequence GTGACGGCGCTGCGAGTCGCGGACCTGCGGGTCCGCCACGCGCCGGGCGTCCGCGCCGTGCGCGGTGTGGACTTCGAAGTCGGTCCGGGCGAGACGCTGGGCGTCGTCGGCGCGTCCGGCTCCGGCAAGACCGCCCTCGCGCTCGCCGTGCTGGGCCTGCTCCCGGACGGCGCGCGGGCCGAAGGCTCGGTGCGGCTGCACGGCCGGGAACTCCTCGGACGCCCCGACGCGGAGCTGTCCCGGATACGCGGCAGGCACCTGGCGATGGTGTTCCAGGACCCCTCCCTCGACCCCTTCCGCACCGTCGGCGCCCAGGTCGCGGAGGCCGTCCGCGTCCACCGGCGCGCCGGGCGGGCCGCGGCCCGTGCGCGCGCCGCCGAACTTCTCGACCTGGTGGGCGTCCCGGCAGCCGCCAAGCGCGCGCGGGCCTACCCCCACGAGCTTTCGGGCGGCATGCAGAGGCGCGTGCTCATCGCGATGGCGCTGGCCAACGACCCGTCCGTCCTCATCGCCGACGAGCCCACCGCCGGCCTCGACGTCGCCGTCCAGGCGCAGGTCCTGGACGTGCTGCGCACCGCACGGGCGTCCGGCACGGCGACCGTCCTCATCGCGCACGACCTCGGCGTCGTCGCGGGCATCGCCGACCGCGTCCTGGTCATGGACGCGGGGCGCGCCGTCGAGCAGGGGCCGGTCGAGGAGGTCTACCGGAGGCCCCGGGCCCCGCGCACGGTCGCCCTCCTGCGATCGGCGCCGCGCATCGCCGAGGTCCCGGACCGCGCCCGCCCGTCCGGTCCCGTCGTGCTGGCCGTGGCGGGGCTGGCCCGCCGCCACGGGGCGGTCCGCGCGGTGGACGGCGTCACGTTCGACGTCCGGCGGGCGGAGACGCTCGCGCTGGTGGGGGAGTCGGGCTGCGGCAAGACGACCACCCTGATGGAGATCCTGCGCCTGGCCCGCCCGCAACGCGGCCGCGTGACCGTCCTCGGTGCGGACACCGCCGCGCTGCGCCGCGCACGCCGCAGGGAGCTGCGCCGCGACGTGCAGCCGGTCTTCCAGGACCCGCTCGCTTCGCTCAGCCCTCGCATGCGCGTCCGCGCCATCATCGCCGAACCGCTCACCGCGTACCGCCTGCCCGCCCGGGAACGCGTCCGGGAACTCCTGGACCTCGTGGGGCTGGAACCGGCCCACGCGGACCGCCACCCGCACGAACTGTCGGGCGGGCAGAGGCAGCGCGTGGCCATCGCCAGGGCACTCGCCCTGGAACCACGCCTACTCCTACTGGACGAACCCGTGGCGGCGCTCGACACGACCGTCCAGGCCGACGTTCTTAACCTCCTGCGGGACCTCCAGTCCCGGCTGGGCCTCGCCTACGTCTTCGTCGCCCACGACCTCGGTGTCGTGCATCGCATCGCCGATCGGGTCGCGGTCATGCACATGGGCCGGATCGTCGAACTCGGCTCGTCCGGCGAGATCTACCGGGCGCCTGCACATCCGTACACGCGCGCGCTCCTGGACGCCGTCCCGATCCCCGATCCGGTCCTCGAGCGCGCGCGCCCCCGCGTCGTCCTGCACGGCGACGCCCCCGATCCGTCGAACCCGCCCGATGGCTGCCGCTTCCGTCCCCGATGCCCGCTCTATCCCGCGCTCGCCCCCGTGCAGCGCACCCCGTGCGACGCATCGGACCCGCAACCTCGCACCACCGGCCGTCCCGACCACCGCGCCGCCTGCCACCACCCGTTGCCCACGCCGCGAGCCCGCGATTGA
- a CDS encoding ABC transporter permease produces the protein MRRTAAGLCLLAALVLLALAGPTLSPWAWDEIDFTAFGAPPSRRHWLGTTQNGRDVFAVTVHALRRSLLVGFGVAVLATLLAALVGTAAGYAGGWADRALMWAADLLIVLPPFLVVAVLAPRTDGGALALVAVLAALLWTSTARMVRALARTLREREYVRAARLGGVSAPRTVVRHVLPQLASLLAVDAGLNVGAAIIAESGLAHLGFGAPPPAVSLGTLIADAGAGVLAFPWRFGFPAALLILVAVAANLLADGLRDVLDPATR, from the coding sequence ATGCGCCGCACCGCCGCGGGCCTGTGCCTGCTCGCCGCGCTCGTCCTGCTCGCCCTCGCCGGACCAACGCTCTCGCCGTGGGCGTGGGACGAGATCGACTTCACGGCGTTCGGAGCGCCCCCGTCACGACGCCACTGGCTCGGCACAACCCAGAACGGCCGGGACGTGTTCGCCGTGACCGTCCACGCGCTCCGCAGGTCCCTGCTCGTCGGCTTCGGCGTCGCCGTGCTCGCGACGCTCCTGGCCGCCCTCGTCGGAACCGCGGCGGGATACGCCGGCGGGTGGGCGGACCGCGCGCTCATGTGGGCGGCCGACCTGCTGATCGTCCTGCCGCCGTTCCTCGTCGTGGCCGTCCTGGCGCCCCGGACGGACGGCGGCGCTCTCGCGCTCGTCGCCGTCCTCGCCGCGCTGCTCTGGACGAGCACCGCCCGGATGGTGCGGGCGCTGGCCCGCACGCTGCGCGAACGCGAGTACGTCCGGGCGGCCCGGCTCGGCGGGGTGAGCGCGCCGCGGACGGTCGTCCGGCACGTCCTGCCGCAGCTCGCGTCGCTGCTCGCGGTGGACGCGGGCCTGAACGTCGGGGCCGCGATCATCGCCGAGAGCGGGCTGGCCCACCTCGGGTTCGGGGCGCCCCCGCCCGCCGTCTCGCTCGGCACCCTGATCGCCGACGCCGGCGCGGGCGTCCTCGCGTTCCCCTGGCGGTTCGGCTTCCCCGCCGCGCTCCTGATCCTGGTCGCCGTGGCCGCGAACCTGCTCGCCGACGGCCTGCGCGACGTCCTCGACCCCGCCACGCGGTGA
- a CDS encoding (Fe-S)-binding protein, with protein sequence MNTPSPGPHSPEPPAPGSAELFGGQEFANLLGDCVHCGFCLPTCPTYVLWGEEMDSPRGRIHLMDQHAKGEPLSGPMVEHFDRCLGCMACVTSCPSGVQYDRLIEMTRAEVERGHPRPLRERAVRELVFRLFPYRRRLRALRGPLRAYQRSGLEGAVRRSGLLERISPSLAAMERLAPPLGRAPRLPERVAARGDRRATVGMLAGCVQGEFFPDVNAATARVLAMEGCDVAIPRAQGCCGALSMHAGREDEARAFAKRTIETFESTDVVVVNSAGCGSSMKEYRALLGGDPAWERRADALSERTRDLAEFLAELGPRAERRPLPVTVAYHDACHLSHAQGVRSQPRALLAGIPGLDVREITDPDICCGSAGTYNLLQPEAAAELGDRKAANVAATGAELLVAANPGCTMQIAGALRRRGAGIAIAHTAQVLDASLRGLGRDALIGRSS encoded by the coding sequence ATGAACACCCCCTCACCCGGACCGCACTCGCCCGAACCCCCCGCGCCCGGATCGGCGGAACTGTTCGGTGGTCAGGAGTTCGCGAACCTGCTCGGCGACTGCGTGCACTGCGGATTCTGCCTGCCGACGTGCCCCACCTACGTCCTGTGGGGCGAGGAGATGGACTCGCCGCGCGGCCGCATCCACCTGATGGACCAGCACGCGAAGGGCGAGCCGCTGAGCGGGCCGATGGTCGAGCACTTCGACCGGTGCCTCGGCTGCATGGCGTGCGTGACGTCCTGCCCGTCCGGCGTCCAGTACGACCGGCTGATCGAGATGACGCGGGCCGAGGTCGAGCGCGGGCATCCGCGCCCGCTGCGCGAGCGCGCCGTGCGGGAGCTGGTCTTCCGGCTGTTCCCGTACCGGCGGCGGCTGCGGGCGCTGCGCGGGCCGCTGCGCGCGTACCAGCGGTCGGGGCTGGAGGGCGCCGTCCGCCGGTCGGGGCTGCTGGAGCGGATCTCGCCGTCGCTGGCGGCGATGGAGCGGCTCGCGCCCCCGCTCGGCCGGGCGCCGCGGCTGCCGGAGCGGGTCGCCGCGCGCGGGGACCGCCGCGCCACGGTGGGCATGCTGGCCGGCTGCGTGCAGGGCGAGTTCTTCCCGGACGTCAACGCGGCGACGGCCCGCGTGCTGGCGATGGAGGGCTGCGACGTCGCCATCCCGCGCGCGCAGGGCTGCTGCGGCGCCCTGTCGATGCACGCGGGACGCGAGGACGAGGCTCGCGCGTTCGCGAAACGGACGATCGAGACGTTCGAGAGCACGGACGTCGTCGTCGTCAACTCGGCGGGCTGCGGGTCGTCGATGAAGGAGTACCGGGCGCTGCTGGGCGGTGACCCCGCGTGGGAGCGCCGCGCGGACGCGCTGTCGGAGCGCACCCGCGACCTGGCGGAGTTCCTCGCCGAGCTGGGGCCGCGCGCGGAGCGGCGGCCGCTTCCGGTCACGGTCGCCTACCACGACGCGTGCCACCTGTCGCACGCGCAGGGCGTGCGGAGCCAGCCCCGCGCGCTGCTCGCGGGGATCCCCGGCCTGGACGTCCGCGAGATCACCGACCCCGACATCTGCTGCGGCTCGGCGGGGACCTACAACCTGCTGCAGCCGGAGGCCGCCGCCGAACTCGGCGACCGCAAGGCGGCGAACGTCGCCGCGACCGGCGCCGAACTGCTCGTCGCCGCCAACCCCGGATGCACGATGCAGATCGCCGGGGCGCTGCGCCGCCGGGGCGCCGGAATCGCGATCGCGCACACCGCGCAGGTGCTCGACGCGTCCCTGCGGGGCCTCGGCCGCGACGCCCTCATCGGACGTAGTTCGTAG
- a CDS encoding ABC transporter family substrate-binding protein, which produces MVLVLPVLCGGAGCTGNDAGEGAASGALPLSDVNPVPRERVRDGGTLHWALPEFPSQWNFHHLNGKTGAADRVLQGALPYLMRADEKGVVHPVPEYLRSAEVKRTGRGQTVVYRLNPEARWSDGRSIGYRDFAVQARALSGRDPRYEIADDTGYRRIERVERGADEHVVEVVFSRPYADWRRLFGPLYPAAAYDDPRAFNTGWLDRVPVTAGPFRLGGIDRTGQVVTLVRDPAWWGRSAKLDRIVYRAMDAAAMPGAFANREIDLMEVGLDAGALRRVRRADGAEVRRAAGPDRRVLTLNAAGPILSDPRVRLAVLLGIERETIARSDLAGLGVPVRTLGNHFYVGTQEGYRDNSGTLGRPDPARAVRLLEEAGWAKRGRYRVKDGRTLALRFVIAAGQPIGKREAELARALLERIGVRVDIDPVPSGDLYGRHVTRGDFDVVAFSWLGTPFPVSSMRAVYARPREGRARQNYSGGGTAAIDAALERAVAGKGSEVHVLVNRADRLIWREALVLPLYQRPQLVAARADLANIGACGFLQPAYEDIGFA; this is translated from the coding sequence GTGGTCCTCGTGCTGCCCGTCCTGTGCGGGGGCGCGGGGTGCACCGGGAACGACGCGGGGGAAGGGGCGGCGTCCGGAGCGTTGCCCCTGTCGGACGTCAACCCGGTGCCGCGCGAGCGCGTGCGGGACGGGGGCACTCTGCACTGGGCGTTGCCGGAGTTTCCGTCGCAGTGGAACTTTCACCACCTGAACGGGAAAACGGGAGCGGCCGACCGGGTGCTGCAAGGCGCCTTGCCGTACCTCATGCGCGCGGACGAGAAAGGCGTGGTGCATCCCGTTCCGGAGTACCTTCGCTCGGCCGAGGTAAAGCGCACCGGGCGCGGGCAGACGGTCGTCTACCGGCTCAACCCCGAGGCGCGCTGGTCGGACGGGCGGTCCATCGGGTACCGCGATTTCGCCGTGCAGGCGCGCGCGCTGTCCGGGCGGGATCCGCGGTACGAGATCGCCGACGACACCGGGTACCGGCGGATCGAGCGAGTCGAACGCGGGGCGGACGAGCACGTGGTCGAGGTCGTCTTCTCGCGGCCGTACGCGGACTGGCGGCGGCTGTTCGGCCCGCTGTACCCGGCCGCGGCCTACGACGACCCGCGCGCGTTCAACACCGGGTGGCTCGACCGGGTGCCGGTCACCGCCGGTCCGTTCCGGCTTGGGGGAATCGACCGGACGGGCCAGGTGGTCACGCTCGTGCGCGATCCGGCCTGGTGGGGACGGTCCGCGAAGCTCGACCGGATCGTGTACCGGGCGATGGACGCTGCGGCGATGCCGGGCGCGTTCGCCAACCGGGAGATCGACCTGATGGAGGTCGGGCTGGACGCGGGGGCGCTGCGGCGGGTGCGGCGGGCGGACGGCGCCGAGGTGCGCCGGGCGGCGGGTCCGGACCGGCGGGTCCTCACGCTCAACGCGGCCGGGCCGATCCTGTCGGACCCGCGGGTCCGGCTCGCCGTGCTGCTCGGCATCGAGCGGGAGACGATCGCCCGGTCCGACCTCGCGGGTCTCGGCGTTCCGGTGCGGACGCTCGGCAACCACTTCTACGTCGGCACCCAGGAGGGCTACCGCGACAACTCGGGAACACTCGGGCGCCCGGATCCGGCGCGGGCCGTCCGGCTCCTGGAGGAGGCCGGCTGGGCGAAGCGGGGACGGTACCGCGTCAAGGACGGGCGGACGCTCGCCCTTCGGTTCGTCATCGCGGCGGGGCAGCCGATCGGGAAACGAGAGGCGGAACTGGCGCGCGCGCTGCTCGAACGCATCGGCGTCCGGGTGGACATCGACCCCGTCCCGTCCGGCGACCTGTACGGCCGTCACGTCACGCGGGGCGACTTCGACGTCGTCGCGTTCTCGTGGCTCGGGACACCGTTTCCGGTGTCGTCGATGAGGGCGGTCTACGCACGTCCACGCGAGGGGAGGGCCCGGCAGAACTATTCGGGGGGCGGGACCGCGGCCATCGACGCGGCCCTGGAGCGTGCCGTGGCGGGGAAGGGATCGGAGGTTCACGTCCTTGTGAACCGTGCCGATCGGCTCATCTGGCGGGAGGCGCTCGTCCTTCCGCTGTACCAGCGTCCCCAGCTCGTCGCCGCGCGCGCGGACCTGGCCAACATCGGCGCCTGCGGTTTCCTCCAGCCCGCCTACGAGGACATCGGGTTCGCCTAG
- a CDS encoding sensor histidine kinase, with amino-acid sequence MAQSRGAGVRAAGRAGRAAWLLALGAAGLVGASLAVGGLLPADLRMVWWHPEILVALCWTGVAALLLRHRPRLRVGWLMMGAGVSAAVYVLALNLGPWLELRGWAAAGFFLWLGTWLWAIDTFVLTLVLPLIFPDGRLVSARFRPILAMACLVPVVVCVHLTVDPDARRFHNGVSIYPFTEIPPPVAALILATLAGAVLSVVVRFVRSAPDVRRQIGWVVYPGVLAEAVIYAGENTAIGDPMRSLTIVAVPICVAIAITRYRLYDIDLVVSRTLVYAGLAVVITGVYFALLGMTSMLVAGQGTLAGLAGAVAAGALFEPARRRIQRTVDRVVHGERDPYRIADRLNRRLQSAADPGAALAVGAEVARSALHATGVVIEVLDRDGRTISAEDGAPGDRPHLIPLVWHGEPVGRLRFGVTRPPDARLSGILARNLAELANAARLAADVQRSKERILRAREDERRRLRRDLHDGLGPTLASLAMTVDAARITLRTDPEAADALLENLRTTMGRTIGDIRELVQGLRPPALDDLGLAGAIRALGGVVAGGDGPRVDVHVEGDVGCLPAAAEVAAYRIVQEALTNVHRHAGARSAEVRLSLNGDLHVTVDDDGVGLPERMRAGIGMASMRERATELGGSCTVGPGPKGGTLVRARLPVDGARSLGAA; translated from the coding sequence GTGGCCCAGAGTCGCGGGGCGGGCGTCCGCGCGGCCGGGCGCGCGGGGCGCGCGGCGTGGCTGCTCGCGCTCGGGGCGGCCGGCCTGGTCGGCGCGTCGCTGGCCGTGGGCGGGCTGCTGCCCGCCGACCTGCGGATGGTCTGGTGGCATCCCGAGATCCTCGTCGCGCTGTGCTGGACGGGCGTCGCGGCCCTGCTGCTGCGGCACCGGCCCCGCCTGCGGGTGGGCTGGCTGATGATGGGCGCCGGGGTCAGCGCCGCCGTGTACGTGCTGGCGCTGAACCTGGGACCGTGGCTCGAGCTGCGGGGATGGGCGGCGGCCGGGTTCTTCCTGTGGCTCGGCACCTGGCTGTGGGCGATCGACACGTTCGTGCTCACGCTCGTCCTGCCGCTGATCTTCCCGGACGGGCGGCTGGTGTCGGCGCGGTTCCGGCCGATCCTGGCCATGGCCTGCCTGGTGCCGGTCGTGGTCTGCGTGCACCTGACGGTCGATCCGGACGCCCGCCGATTCCACAACGGCGTGTCGATCTACCCGTTCACGGAGATCCCGCCGCCGGTGGCCGCGCTGATCCTCGCCACGCTCGCCGGTGCGGTGCTGTCGGTCGTCGTCCGGTTCGTCCGGTCCGCTCCGGACGTGCGGCGGCAGATCGGCTGGGTGGTCTACCCGGGCGTGCTCGCCGAGGCGGTCATCTACGCCGGGGAGAACACCGCGATCGGCGATCCGATGCGCAGCCTCACGATCGTGGCCGTCCCGATCTGCGTCGCGATCGCCATCACCCGGTACCGGCTGTACGACATCGACCTCGTCGTCAGCCGGACGCTGGTGTACGCGGGCCTCGCCGTGGTGATCACCGGGGTCTACTTCGCGCTGCTCGGGATGACGAGCATGCTCGTCGCGGGGCAGGGCACGCTGGCCGGGCTGGCTGGGGCCGTCGCGGCGGGGGCGCTGTTCGAGCCGGCGCGGCGGCGCATCCAGCGGACGGTCGACCGGGTGGTGCACGGCGAGCGCGACCCCTACCGGATCGCCGACCGCCTCAACCGGCGGCTGCAGAGCGCCGCCGACCCGGGCGCCGCGCTGGCGGTGGGCGCCGAGGTGGCGCGCTCCGCGCTGCACGCGACGGGCGTGGTCATCGAGGTGCTGGACCGCGACGGCCGGACGATCTCCGCCGAGGACGGCGCGCCCGGCGATCGGCCGCACCTGATCCCGCTGGTGTGGCACGGGGAGCCGGTGGGACGGCTGCGGTTCGGCGTCACGCGCCCGCCGGACGCGCGGCTGTCGGGCATCCTGGCGCGCAACCTCGCGGAGCTGGCGAACGCGGCCCGGCTGGCCGCCGACGTGCAGCGCTCCAAGGAGCGCATCCTGCGGGCCCGGGAGGACGAGCGCCGCCGCCTCCGCCGCGACCTGCACGACGGGCTCGGGCCGACGCTGGCGAGCCTCGCGATGACGGTCGACGCGGCCCGCATCACGCTCAGGACCGACCCGGAGGCCGCGGACGCGCTGCTGGAGAACCTGCGCACGACCATGGGCCGCACGATCGGCGACATCCGCGAGCTGGTGCAGGGACTGCGGCCGCCCGCACTGGACGACCTGGGCCTGGCCGGGGCGATCCGGGCGCTCGGCGGCGTCGTCGCGGGCGGAGACGGCCCCAGGGTGGACGTGCACGTGGAAGGGGACGTCGGGTGCCTGCCCGCCGCCGCCGAGGTCGCCGCGTACCGGATCGTCCAGGAGGCCCTGACGAACGTGCACCGGCACGCCGGGGCGCGGTCCGCGGAGGTGCGGCTGAGCCTGAACGGGGATCTGCACGTCACGGTGGACGACGACGGCGTGGGCCTGCCCGAGCGGATGCGCGCGGGGATCGGCATGGCGTCGATGCGCGAGCGCGCGACCGAACTCGGCGGTTCCTGCACGGTCGGTCCCGGTCCGAAGGGCGGCACGCTCGTCCGCGCCCGGCTGCCCGTCGACGGGGCCCGGTCCCTCGGCGCCGCCTGA
- a CDS encoding TetR/AcrR family transcriptional regulator, with the protein MPRVSEEHLERRRKQILDAARACFIRQGVHATSMQDIFAEAGLSAGAVYRYFKSKNEIIEAILSTVVGDLHTSLRELVDADPVPPPDEVLELIATRAIEMSGEDGILRLAPQGWALALYDPEIGRYVAATIVTLRETWIRYVRRLVGAGLLPADTDVVATGKALFGVVPGFLLQRLILDDVDPAEIGRGARGLLAGLHASHARQAGD; encoded by the coding sequence ATGCCGAGAGTCAGCGAGGAGCACCTGGAGCGGCGCCGCAAGCAGATCCTGGACGCGGCCCGCGCGTGCTTCATCCGCCAGGGCGTCCACGCGACGTCGATGCAGGACATCTTCGCGGAGGCCGGGCTCTCGGCCGGAGCCGTCTACCGGTACTTCAAGAGCAAGAACGAGATCATCGAGGCGATCCTGTCGACCGTCGTCGGCGACCTGCACACCTCCCTCAGGGAGCTCGTGGACGCCGACCCGGTCCCGCCGCCCGACGAGGTGCTCGAACTGATCGCGACGCGCGCCATCGAGATGTCCGGGGAGGACGGCATCCTCCGGCTGGCCCCGCAGGGCTGGGCCCTGGCCCTGTACGACCCCGAAATCGGCCGCTACGTCGCCGCCACCATCGTCACGCTGCGCGAGACGTGGATCCGGTACGTGCGGCGGCTGGTCGGCGCCGGCCTCCTGCCCGCCGACACCGACGTCGTGGCCACCGGGAAGGCCCTGTTCGGCGTGGTTCCCGGCTTCCTCCTGCAACGGCTCATCCTCGACGACGTCGACCCGGCCGAGATCGGCCGCGGCGCGCGCGGACTGCTCGCGGGCCTGCACGCCAGTCACGCGCGGCAGGCCGGGGACTGA
- the miaA gene encoding tRNA (adenosine(37)-N6)-dimethylallyltransferase MiaA, whose protein sequence is MIAVVGATAAGKSDLAVELALRLGGEAVNADSMQLYRGMDIGTAKLARDEMRGVPHHLLDVWDVTATASVAEYQRLAAETIGAIRGRGGVPVLVGGSGLYVRAAVDEMEFPGTDPAVRARLEDELARDGAAVLHARLRGVDPAAAEAILPSNGRRIVRALEVIEITGRPFTATLPEHRYRYGSVVQVGLSVPRDELDERIAVRVQRMWDAGLVDEVRALEKRGLRDGLTAGRALGYAQVLRYLAGEWSEEQAKADTVRTTRRFARRQESWFRRDPRVHWLPYDAPDLVPRALALVQM, encoded by the coding sequence GTGATCGCGGTCGTCGGCGCGACCGCCGCCGGCAAGTCCGACCTCGCCGTGGAGCTGGCCCTGCGGCTCGGCGGGGAGGCGGTCAACGCCGACTCGATGCAGCTGTACCGGGGCATGGACATCGGCACCGCCAAGCTCGCGCGCGACGAGATGCGCGGCGTCCCGCACCACCTCCTCGACGTCTGGGACGTGACGGCGACCGCGAGCGTCGCCGAGTACCAGCGGCTCGCGGCGGAGACGATCGGCGCGATCCGCGGGCGCGGGGGCGTCCCGGTCCTGGTCGGCGGGTCCGGGCTGTACGTGCGGGCGGCGGTCGACGAGATGGAGTTCCCGGGAACGGACCCGGCCGTCCGGGCGCGCCTCGAGGACGAGTTGGCCCGCGACGGGGCCGCCGTCCTGCACGCGCGCCTCCGTGGGGTCGACCCGGCGGCTGCGGAGGCGATCCTGCCGAGCAATGGACGCCGCATCGTCCGGGCACTGGAGGTCATCGAGATCACGGGGCGTCCGTTCACCGCCACCCTGCCCGAGCACAGGTACCGCTACGGGAGCGTCGTGCAGGTGGGCTTGAGCGTGCCCAGGGACGAGCTGGACGAGCGCATCGCCGTGCGGGTGCAGCGCATGTGGGACGCGGGCCTGGTCGACGAGGTCCGGGCACTGGAGAAGCGGGGCCTGCGGGACGGGCTGACCGCCGGGCGCGCCCTGGGGTACGCCCAGGTGCTGCGTTACCTCGCGGGGGAGTGGAGCGAGGAACAGGCCAAGGCGGACACCGTCCGCACCACGCGGCGTTTCGCGCGTCGGCAGGAGTCGTGGTTCCGGCGCGACCCGCGGGTGCACTGGCTCCCCTACGACGCCCCGGACCTCGTCCCGCGCGCGCTTGCGCTCGTCCAGATGTGA
- a CDS encoding ABC transporter permease, which produces MAAFLARRTVRAALQAVLGASLVYLLAAAVLDPRAHLAGRVPRPPDAVLDARLAGLGLDPRVPPSARYRAWAAGVLRGDLGRTLDGRPVRAELLRRLGVSVRLVLPGALVGSVLGVLLGAWAAARRGRATDRAVSLLAYVLAAVPVFVLAVLVQIAAARFGDHTGVTVAWTGEAPGRPDHVRNLLLPTLVIALAQSAVVARYQRGLVLDVLNAGFVRAARAKGLRHRRALLRHALPPALIPMTAYVPQTAAALLLGGMFVERVFARHGLGEWLAQSVARGDVNAVAAVGCLVACAVPAAVLAADVLHGLLDPRARAA; this is translated from the coding sequence ATGGCGGCGTTCCTGGCGCGCCGGACGGTACGGGCCGCGCTGCAGGCCGTGCTCGGCGCGAGTCTCGTGTACCTCCTGGCGGCCGCCGTGCTCGACCCCCGCGCCCACCTGGCGGGCCGCGTGCCGCGCCCGCCGGACGCCGTCCTCGACGCCCGGCTCGCCGGGCTCGGCCTCGACCCCCGCGTCCCGCCGTCCGCCCGCTACCGGGCCTGGGCGGCGGGCGTGCTGCGCGGTGACCTCGGCCGGACGCTCGACGGGCGGCCCGTCCGCGCCGAACTGCTCCGGCGGCTCGGTGTCAGCGTCCGCCTCGTCCTGCCCGGCGCGCTGGTCGGCTCCGTCCTCGGCGTCCTGCTCGGGGCCTGGGCCGCGGCGAGACGGGGGCGGGCCACGGACAGGGCCGTCTCCCTCCTCGCGTACGTGCTCGCCGCCGTCCCGGTGTTCGTGCTCGCGGTGCTCGTGCAGATCGCCGCGGCCCGGTTCGGCGACCACACGGGCGTCACGGTCGCCTGGACGGGAGAGGCGCCCGGCCGGCCCGACCACGTCCGGAACCTGCTGCTCCCCACCCTCGTGATCGCGCTCGCGCAATCCGCCGTCGTCGCCCGCTACCAGCGCGGCCTCGTCCTGGACGTGCTGAACGCCGGGTTCGTTCGCGCCGCCCGCGCGAAGGGCCTGCGCCACCGCCGTGCGCTGCTCCGGCACGCCCTGCCGCCCGCGCTGATCCCGATGACCGCATACGTCCCGCAGACCGCCGCGGCACTGCTGCTCGGTGGCATGTTCGTCGAGCGGGTGTTCGCGCGGCACGGGCTCGGCGAGTGGCTCGCGCAGTCGGTCGCCCGCGGCGACGTCAACGCGGTCGCCGCCGTCGGCTGCCTCGTCGCCTGCGCGGTACCGGCCGCCGTGCTGGCCGCGGACGTCCTGCACGGGCTCCTCGACCCGCGCGCCCGCGCCGCCTGA